The following coding sequences lie in one Haematobia irritans isolate KBUSLIRL chromosome 3, ASM5000362v1, whole genome shotgun sequence genomic window:
- the LOC142231197 gene encoding uncharacterized protein LOC142231197: protein MPRSYNPEMLCSLPGVGMKNIRNSCYMNATLQAFFHVPMFTKFLLNTPPHKDICNKNSKCLICVLKQTFVTTKTSLLDDLFLGHIVNKIKCISCGKECRETQPFMDISLSITDCSNLQDALDNYFKAEKLSDYSCSHCGSQKEIIKQSDLEKLPNIICLHLNRYESPTQPIEVPIHNNLTLDFAKYMSSKKMPKIIYRMVTLVARQGTTATNGHFVAYCSVGGEIYRFDDKSVTKTTTAEFSAATAVLILFERVIVESLANEYEILPTLLDHRGTNGGERSLHVFINLNLKVLPFIIDTGARVS, encoded by the exons ATGCCACGTTCTTACAATCCGGAAATGTTGTGTAGCTTACCTGGTGTGGGAATGAAGAATATTCGTAACTCGTGCTATATGAATGCAACGTTACAAGCTTTTTTCCACGTCCCTATGTTTACCAAGTTTCTGTTGAACACCCCACCACATAAGgatatttgcaataaaaattcgaAATGCCTTATTTGCGTTCTAAAACAAACCTTTGTCACCACAAAAACGAGCC TACTAGATGACCTATTCCTTGGTCATAttgtcaataaaataaaatgcattaGCTGCGGGAAGGAGTGTCGTGAGACACAGCCTTTCATGGATATTTCCTTGTCTATAACCGATTGTAGTAACTTGCAAGACGCATTGGACAACTATTTTAAAGCCGAGAAACTATCTGATTACTCATGCAGCCATTGTGGATCTCAGAAAGAAATAATCAAACAATCTGATTTGGAAAAACTGCCTAATATTATATGCCTTCATCTAAATCGATACGAATCTCCTACACAACCCATTGAAGTACCTATCCATAACAATCTAACACTAGACTTTGCCAAATACATGTCTTCGAAAAAAATGCCGAAAATAATTTATCGTATGGTAACCCTGGTTGCAAGACAGGGAACCACTGCTACAAATGGTCATTTCGTAGCTTATTGCTCTGTTGGCGGCGAGATATACAGGTTTGACGATAAGAGTGTTACAAAGACAACAACAGCAGAATTTTCTGCAGCAACTGCCGTCCTTATTCTCTTCGAGAGGGTGATAGTTGAATCACTCGCGAATGAATACGAGATACTTCCAACTCTCTTAGATCATAGAGGCACTAATGGTGGAGAGAGAAGTTTACATGTTTTTATTAATCTAAATCTTAAAGTGTTGCCATTTATTATTGATACAGGTGCCCGTGTATCTTGA